A part of Bacteroidota bacterium genomic DNA contains:
- a CDS encoding sodium:solute symporter yields the protein MLATLDWAVVGLYFLVVFGVAIGATIRERRRAASEDSADYFLAGRNVGWFVIGASLFASNIGSEHLVGLAGSGAVSGVAPGQFEVLASLILLLLGWVFVPFYIKSGVFTMPEFLEKRYSAGARWYLATISIIAYVLTKISVTIFAGAVVFSAVGVEFWTGALIVVVATGAYTVFGGLRAVLYTDLIQTFVLIGGSLAVTLLGLSAIGGWSGLAEGVPDGFLSMWKPMTDPDFPWTGILFGAPILGVWYWCTDQFIVQRTLSAKNIDEARRGTIFAGILKLLPLFLFVLPGLIAYVLTQNGTITLADENEALPTLVAALLPAGLRGLVIAGLLAALMSSLSSVFNSCSTLITWDVYKKLNPDASEQRLVWVGRLSTVVLTVLGLMWIPLVEAAEGGLYVYLQSVQAYIAPPIAAVFLFGLLWSRLNAPGALASLLTGFVLGLARLTMESAGMEAGFFTEINFLHFAIVLFVICTTVLVAVSLATAPPSREQIAGLTFATADEQTLAQRQDDLITASAFSNPQRRRLDLALTGLLILAVIIVWTVFS from the coding sequence ATGCTCGCCACGCTCGACTGGGCCGTCGTCGGCCTCTATTTCCTCGTCGTCTTCGGCGTCGCCATCGGGGCCACGATCCGCGAGCGGCGACGCGCTGCGAGCGAGGACTCCGCCGACTACTTCCTCGCTGGACGCAACGTCGGCTGGTTCGTGATTGGGGCGTCGCTCTTCGCGTCGAACATCGGCTCGGAGCACCTCGTGGGGCTTGCCGGGTCGGGCGCCGTGTCGGGTGTCGCGCCGGGGCAGTTCGAAGTGCTCGCGTCGCTCATCCTGCTGCTGCTCGGGTGGGTGTTTGTGCCGTTCTACATCAAGAGCGGCGTCTTCACGATGCCCGAGTTTCTGGAGAAGCGCTACTCGGCAGGCGCGCGGTGGTACCTCGCCACCATTTCGATCATCGCCTACGTGCTGACGAAGATCTCCGTGACCATCTTCGCGGGGGCGGTCGTCTTCAGCGCCGTCGGCGTCGAGTTTTGGACGGGCGCGCTCATCGTGGTCGTGGCGACAGGCGCCTACACCGTCTTCGGCGGCCTGCGCGCGGTGCTCTACACCGACCTCATCCAGACGTTCGTGCTCATCGGCGGTTCGCTCGCCGTGACGCTCCTCGGCCTGAGCGCCATCGGCGGCTGGAGCGGGCTGGCCGAGGGCGTGCCCGATGGTTTTCTGAGCATGTGGAAGCCGATGACCGACCCCGACTTCCCATGGACGGGCATCCTCTTCGGCGCGCCGATCCTGGGCGTGTGGTACTGGTGCACGGACCAGTTCATCGTGCAGCGGACGCTCTCGGCGAAGAACATCGACGAGGCACGGCGCGGGACCATCTTCGCGGGCATCCTGAAGCTGCTGCCGCTGTTCCTCTTCGTGCTGCCGGGCCTGATCGCCTACGTGCTCACGCAGAACGGCACCATCACGCTCGCCGACGAGAACGAGGCACTACCGACGCTCGTGGCGGCGCTCCTCCCGGCGGGCCTGCGCGGCCTCGTGATCGCGGGGCTGCTCGCTGCGCTCATGTCGAGCCTGTCGAGCGTGTTCAACTCGTGCTCGACGCTCATCACGTGGGACGTCTACAAGAAGCTCAACCCCGACGCCAGCGAGCAGCGGCTCGTGTGGGTCGGCCGCCTCTCGACGGTGGTGCTGACGGTGCTCGGCCTGATGTGGATTCCGCTCGTCGAGGCGGCCGAGGGGGGGCTGTACGTCTACCTCCAGTCGGTGCAGGCCTACATCGCGCCGCCGATCGCGGCGGTGTTCCTCTTCGGGCTGCTGTGGAGCCGCCTCAACGCCCCCGGCGCGCTCGCGTCGTTGCTGACGGGCTTCGTGCTCGGCCTGGCGCGCCTCACGATGGAGTCGGCTGGGATGGAAGCAGGCTTCTTCACCGAGATCAACTTCCTGCACTTCGCCATCGTGCTGTTCGTGATCTGCACGACCGTGCTGGTCGCGGTGAGCCTCGCCACGGCCCCGCCCTCGCGCGAGCAGATCGCCGGGCTCACCTTCGCCACCGCCGACGAGCAGACGCTCGCCCAGAGACAGGACGATCTGATCACGGCCTCCGCCTTCTCGAATCCGCAGCGCCGTCGCCTCGACCTCGCGCTCACGGGCCTGCTCATCCTCGCGGTGATCATCGTCTGGACCGTGTTCTCGTAG
- a CDS encoding aldose epimerase family protein — protein MPDRLAAEPWGLLPDGSRATLFTLRNARGTTVQVSDFGALLVSIRTADQHGDFEEIARGTQRCADYHHNPACFGALVGRVANRIGYGRFTLDGQTYEVACNNGPHHIHGGAHGFHQHAWAAEPFETLTTSGVVLTRVSPDGEEGYPGALAVTATYTLTDDDALTLDLHATTDAPTLVNLTQHTYFNLDGPDADVREHRLTVHADAFLPTDATYLPTGEIRPVDGTPFDLRTPTRLGDRLAADVVAADAQLTLANGYDHNYVLGMTPTSAPELAAEVRAPSSGRTLAVWTTEPGIQVFTGHGPHAALALETQHFPDAPNQPGFPSIVLRPGETYASQTRFRFGVQAA, from the coding sequence GTGCCTGACCGACTTGCCGCCGAACCCTGGGGCCTGCTGCCCGACGGCTCCCGCGCTACCCTCTTCACCCTCCGCAACGCCCGCGGCACGACCGTGCAGGTGAGCGACTTCGGCGCGCTCCTCGTCTCGATCCGAACCGCAGACCAGCACGGCGACTTCGAGGAGATCGCGCGCGGGACGCAGCGCTGCGCCGACTACCACCACAACCCGGCGTGCTTCGGCGCGCTCGTGGGCCGCGTGGCCAACCGGATCGGGTACGGGCGGTTCACGCTCGACGGGCAGACCTACGAGGTGGCGTGCAACAATGGCCCGCACCACATCCACGGGGGCGCGCACGGCTTCCACCAACACGCCTGGGCGGCTGAGCCGTTCGAGACGCTCACCACAAGCGGGGTCGTGCTCACCCGGGTGAGTCCCGATGGGGAGGAAGGCTACCCCGGCGCGCTCGCCGTGACGGCGACCTACACACTCACAGACGACGATGCGCTCACGCTCGACCTGCACGCCACGACCGACGCGCCCACGCTTGTCAACCTGACGCAGCACACCTACTTCAACCTCGACGGCCCCGATGCCGACGTGCGGGAGCACCGCCTCACGGTCCACGCAGACGCCTTTCTCCCGACGGACGCGACGTATCTCCCGACCGGCGAAATCCGCCCCGTGGACGGCACGCCGTTCGACCTACGCACACCAACGCGGCTCGGCGACCGACTCGCCGCCGATGTGGTTGCCGCCGACGCGCAGCTCACGCTTGCCAACGGCTACGATCACAACTACGTGCTCGGCATGACGCCGACGTCTGCCCCGGAGCTGGCTGCCGAAGTCAGAGCCCCGTCGAGCGGGCGCACCCTCGCCGTGTGGACGACCGAGCCCGGCATCCAGGTGTTCACCGGGCACGGGCCGCACGCCGCGCTCGCGCTTGAAACGCAGCACTTCCCGGATGCGCCGAATCAGCCGGGCTTTCCGTCGATTGTGCTGCGGCCGGGCGAGACCTACGCCTCGCAGACGCGCTTCCGGTTCGGTGTGCAGGCCGCGTAG
- the fabG gene encoding 3-oxoacyl-[acyl-carrier-protein] reductase — MASLAGKTALVTGGTRGIGRAIVEAFADAGAKVAFTYRSSTETADALVAELQGRGVEAMAFQGDAAEMSAAEEAVKGLLGAWGQLDVLVNNAGITRDTLLIRMSEDDWDAVIETNLKSVFNFSKAVYRPMMKQRGGTVINVSSVVGVMGNPGQANYAASKAGIIGFTKSLAKELGGRGVTANVIAPGYIQTDMTSELGDAARDALMANLPLKRLGDPADIAAAAVFLASDAARYITGHVLHVDGGLAM, encoded by the coding sequence ATGGCTTCACTTGCAGGAAAAACAGCGCTGGTGACGGGCGGCACGCGCGGGATCGGCCGCGCCATCGTGGAAGCCTTCGCCGACGCGGGTGCGAAGGTCGCGTTCACCTACCGCTCGTCCACCGAGACCGCCGACGCGCTCGTCGCGGAGCTTCAGGGGCGCGGCGTCGAGGCAATGGCCTTCCAGGGCGATGCCGCCGAGATGAGCGCCGCCGAGGAGGCCGTCAAGGGCCTTCTGGGTGCCTGGGGTCAACTCGACGTGCTCGTCAACAACGCGGGCATCACGCGCGACACGCTCCTCATCCGCATGAGCGAGGACGACTGGGACGCCGTCATCGAGACGAACCTCAAGAGCGTGTTCAACTTCTCGAAGGCCGTCTACCGCCCGATGATGAAGCAGCGCGGCGGCACCGTCATCAATGTGTCGTCGGTGGTGGGCGTGATGGGCAACCCGGGGCAGGCGAACTACGCCGCGTCAAAGGCGGGCATCATCGGCTTCACAAAGAGCCTCGCTAAGGAACTCGGCGGGCGGGGCGTGACGGCCAACGTGATCGCACCCGGCTACATCCAGACCGACATGACCTCGGAGCTCGGCGACGCCGCCCGCGACGCGCTGATGGCTAATCTTCCGCTCAAGCGCCTCGGCGACCCCGCCGACATCGCCGCCGCCGCGGTCTTCCTCGCCTCCGACGCCGCGCGCTACATCACCGGCCACGTCCTCCACGTCGACGGGGGCCTCGCGATGTAA
- the fabD gene encoding ACP S-malonyltransferase: MLAYLFPGQGSQFVGMGADLALSFPEAKAVFDEADATLGFSLTSLMFGSAEDAEMRLTETEYTQPALYTHSLAAFAILEARGQHPAVTAGHSLGEYSALAAAGAFSFTDGLRVVRRRSELMAEARAGTMVAVLGLEDAAVEQICTDVSAAGDGVVVPANYNAPGQVVVSGDVAAVERAMDAFSEASAKRVLPLSVSGAFHSPLMADAQAAFAATLDALDIQTPRCPVVLNVTAAPTTDPDEIRRRLIEQLTAPVRWSQSLSRIQDDGATRFVEVGSGKVLSGLVKRTLGRQADTAQAGAVDNFG; this comes from the coding sequence ATGCTCGCTTACCTCTTCCCCGGCCAGGGCTCCCAGTTCGTTGGGATGGGTGCTGACCTCGCGCTGTCGTTTCCCGAAGCCAAAGCCGTGTTCGACGAGGCCGACGCCACGCTTGGCTTCTCGTTGACCAGCCTGATGTTCGGCAGTGCCGAGGACGCCGAGATGCGGCTCACGGAGACGGAATACACGCAGCCCGCGCTCTACACGCACAGCCTCGCCGCGTTTGCCATCCTCGAAGCCCGCGGCCAGCACCCTGCCGTCACGGCCGGGCATAGCCTCGGCGAATACAGCGCCCTTGCAGCGGCCGGGGCCTTCTCGTTCACCGACGGCCTCCGCGTGGTGCGCCGCCGCAGCGAGTTGATGGCAGAGGCTCGCGCTGGCACGATGGTCGCCGTGCTTGGCCTCGAAGACGCCGCCGTGGAGCAGATCTGCACGGACGTGTCGGCCGCGGGCGACGGCGTGGTCGTGCCGGCCAACTACAACGCGCCCGGCCAAGTCGTCGTCTCGGGCGACGTGGCGGCGGTGGAGCGTGCGATGGACGCCTTCAGCGAAGCCAGCGCCAAGCGCGTGCTGCCGCTCTCGGTGAGCGGGGCCTTCCACTCGCCCCTCATGGCCGACGCCCAGGCCGCGTTCGCCGCCACGCTCGACGCGCTCGACATCCAGACGCCGCGCTGCCCAGTCGTGCTCAACGTGACCGCGGCCCCCACCACCGACCCCGACGAGATCCGCCGCCGCCTCATCGAGCAACTCACCGCACCCGTTCGCTGGTCGCAGTCGCTCAGCCGCATTCAGGACGACGGCGCGACGCGCTTCGTGGAGGTCGGCTCCGGCAAGGTGCTCTCCGGGCTCGTCAAGCGCACGCTCGGACGCCAAGCCGACACCGCGCAAGCTGGGGCGGTTGACAACTTTGGCTGA
- a CDS encoding beta-ketoacyl-ACP synthase III — protein MPRAAITAVGHFLPEERLTNADLERLVDTNDEWIRTRTGITERRILRDKDKATSYMATRACREALDKAGVAAEDVDLIIVATVTPDMLFPATACLVQRDLGATKAWGYDILAACSGFLFALSTGARFIEAGKHERVLVVGADKMSSILDWSDRTTCILFGDAAGAVLLEATDDAVDGKPVGVLESVEYVDGSGAEYLRMDGGGSLHPPTHETVEKKMHSIRQDGRSVFKRAVEGMADAAVELMEKAGLTSDDVRYLVPHQANLRIIDATARRMGIPSSQAMINIGHYGNTTAATIPLCLYDWENQLNRGDNLVLAAFGGGFTWGAAHVRWAYDGHAKSDVEG, from the coding sequence ATGCCGCGCGCTGCCATCACCGCCGTCGGCCACTTCCTCCCCGAGGAGCGCCTCACCAACGCGGACCTCGAACGCCTCGTCGACACCAACGACGAGTGGATCCGCACCCGCACCGGCATCACTGAGCGCCGCATCCTCCGCGACAAGGACAAGGCCACGTCCTACATGGCCACGCGTGCCTGCCGGGAAGCACTCGACAAGGCGGGCGTCGCGGCCGAAGACGTGGACCTCATCATCGTGGCCACCGTCACGCCGGACATGCTCTTCCCGGCGACGGCCTGCCTCGTGCAGCGCGACCTCGGCGCGACGAAGGCGTGGGGCTACGACATCCTCGCGGCCTGTTCGGGCTTCCTCTTCGCGCTTTCCACCGGCGCGCGGTTCATCGAGGCCGGCAAGCACGAGCGCGTGCTCGTCGTCGGCGCCGACAAGATGAGCTCGATCCTCGACTGGTCGGACCGCACCACCTGCATCCTCTTCGGCGACGCCGCCGGGGCTGTCCTCCTGGAAGCCACCGACGACGCCGTCGACGGCAAGCCCGTTGGCGTGCTGGAGTCGGTCGAGTACGTCGACGGCTCCGGCGCGGAGTACTTGCGCATGGACGGCGGCGGCAGTCTGCACCCACCCACGCACGAGACCGTCGAAAAGAAGATGCACAGCATCCGCCAGGACGGCCGCTCGGTGTTCAAGCGCGCCGTGGAGGGCATGGCCGACGCCGCGGTCGAGCTCATGGAGAAAGCCGGACTGACCAGCGACGACGTACGCTACCTCGTCCCGCACCAGGCCAACCTCCGCATCATCGACGCGACGGCCCGCCGCATGGGCATCCCGTCCTCGCAGGCGATGATCAACATCGGGCACTACGGCAACACGACCGCGGCCACGATTCCGCTCTGCCTCTATGACTGGGAAAACCAACTGAACCGGGGCGACAACCTAGTCCTGGCCGCCTTCGGCGGTGGCTTTACCTGGGGCGCCGCCCACGTGCGCTGGGCCTACGATGGACATGCGAAGTCAGACGTAGAAGGGTAG
- a CDS encoding response regulator transcription factor, translating into MPLNAPVASDTLRVVIADDAPAVRAHLLDRLAQIKRVEVVGEAENSPQAVAAVNDTTPDLVVLDIQMPGMNGIQALKRIKRDHPATTVIMLTNHSNPYYRQKCMAEGASYFFDKSNDFDELEATVRFLAAEA; encoded by the coding sequence GTGCCTCTCAACGCTCCTGTCGCCTCCGACACGCTGCGCGTCGTCATCGCCGATGATGCCCCGGCCGTTCGTGCGCACCTCCTGGACCGGCTTGCGCAGATCAAGCGCGTCGAGGTGGTCGGTGAGGCGGAAAACTCCCCGCAGGCCGTCGCCGCCGTCAACGACACGACCCCGGACCTCGTCGTGCTCGACATCCAGATGCCAGGCATGAACGGCATCCAAGCGCTCAAGCGCATCAAGCGCGACCATCCCGCCACGACGGTCATCATGCTGACCAACCACAGCAACCCCTACTACCGCCAGAAGTGCATGGCCGAAGGGGCGAGCTACTTCTTCGACAAGTCCAACGACTTCGACGAGTTGGAGGCCACGGTCCGGTTCCTTGCTGCCGAAGCATAG
- a CDS encoding T9SS type A sorting domain-containing protein has protein sequence MALAVLACAAALMLGACDSSTTEPTDERFGIAVVAETPGGEPVVGLRVAIRPCIDVNLTGGQGDPCVADAPTAPTQPAAIAKTSGVTYQGFEVETSGLLLEALLFFRWRTTMEVNNRGFEVQIREASAEEYEVLGFVEGAGTIEELQFYEFRITITVGSYVLRLRQEDLDGTSTFSDEVPVTYEAPPIPSSRLTSVYPNPFTDQTTLDYFIGDESPNTRVDIVDLAGNVVYTNDEPLQPARGYRIQWTAEGVPSGVYTVRVRVDDEVVGAFAVARWAVLPDDAIDGSDVRGATNAMGTFETLDVMLAPAFYGPDELEYRGLNNELLGTFALPERVRVTLIDPATGAQQAYDRAIVDGPNTFALTWDQ, from the coding sequence ATGGCGTTGGCCGTTCTCGCGTGTGCCGCCGCGCTCATGCTGGGCGCGTGCGACTCCTCGACGACGGAGCCTACAGACGAGCGCTTCGGCATCGCAGTCGTCGCCGAGACACCGGGCGGGGAGCCGGTGGTGGGGCTGCGCGTAGCGATCCGTCCCTGCATTGATGTGAACTTGACAGGCGGGCAAGGGGACCCCTGTGTCGCGGACGCGCCGACCGCGCCCACACAGCCTGCTGCAATCGCAAAAACGAGCGGTGTCACGTATCAGGGCTTTGAGGTGGAAACCAGTGGGCTTCTCCTGGAAGCGTTGCTCTTCTTTCGGTGGCGTACAACCATGGAGGTCAACAATCGCGGCTTTGAGGTGCAGATTCGCGAGGCGAGTGCCGAGGAGTACGAGGTGCTCGGGTTCGTGGAGGGAGCGGGGACGATCGAGGAACTCCAGTTCTATGAGTTTCGGATCACCATCACCGTGGGGAGCTACGTACTGCGGCTCCGTCAGGAGGACCTGGACGGCACCTCTACCTTCAGTGACGAGGTCCCGGTCACGTATGAGGCGCCCCCCATTCCGTCAAGTCGCCTGACCTCGGTGTATCCCAACCCTTTCACGGACCAGACAACCCTCGACTACTTCATAGGAGACGAAAGCCCGAACACACGCGTCGATATCGTTGACCTCGCTGGGAATGTCGTGTACACCAATGACGAGCCCCTGCAGCCAGCGAGAGGCTACCGGATTCAGTGGACCGCCGAAGGGGTACCTAGCGGGGTGTACACCGTCCGGGTTCGCGTCGATGACGAGGTCGTAGGCGCGTTTGCGGTGGCGCGGTGGGCCGTGCTCCCGGACGACGCCATCGATGGCTCAGACGTGCGCGGGGCGACCAACGCGATGGGCACTTTCGAGACGCTCGATGTCATGCTAGCCCCGGCGTTCTACGGCCCGGACGAGTTGGAGTATCGCGGGCTCAACAACGAGTTGCTCGGCACCTTTGCGCTGCCAGAGCGCGTGCGCGTCACGCTCATCGATCCGGCGACGGGCGCGCAGCAGGCCTACGACCGCGCCATCGTGGACGGACCGAACACGTTCGCGCTCACGTGGGACCAGTGA
- a CDS encoding T9SS type A sorting domain-containing protein: MPSVRLSLLALALVLAACDSSSTETDAPDPADPPNDRFRIAVVAETPGGEPVEGLRVAIRPCFSALSVGVLAETCVAAAEAAPHQALAGKTSSTVTYERVDATIIEGLSESTLNVTWVTSAEAENLGFEVQLREKSAGGFSVIGFVEGGGTTGSDRSYEFEAPIAPGDYVLQLRHEDTQGVSGLSDEVLVSPSQSGLGAVFPNPFLQRATVSYFIGDESHDARVEIRDLPGNLVFTDERPAQSTGSFAAVWEGGGVPTGVYVVRMLVNDMVVSERFAARWVAFPVGLTDGPDVRGETDADGAFETLDVTLAPAFNGSGELAYRGENNELLGTFTMPKRVRVTLVDPVTSAQQTYDRAIVDGPNAFTLTWDQ, from the coding sequence ATGCCTTCTGTACGTCTTTCGCTTTTGGCTCTTGCCCTGGTTCTCGCCGCGTGCGATTCATCCTCGACAGAAACCGACGCGCCCGATCCCGCTGACCCGCCGAATGACCGCTTCCGCATTGCGGTCGTTGCCGAGACGCCAGGCGGGGAGCCCGTCGAGGGGCTACGCGTGGCAATCCGTCCCTGCTTCTCGGCGCTGTCCGTAGGAGTGCTGGCGGAGACGTGTGTGGCGGCAGCGGAGGCGGCTCCTCACCAGGCTCTCGCGGGTAAAACGTCGAGCACGGTCACGTACGAGCGTGTCGATGCGACGATCATTGAAGGGCTCTCAGAATCGACGCTCAACGTCACGTGGGTCACGTCGGCGGAGGCCGAGAACTTGGGCTTCGAGGTGCAGCTACGTGAGAAGAGCGCAGGGGGCTTCTCCGTCATCGGCTTCGTGGAAGGCGGGGGGACGACGGGCAGCGACCGCTCCTATGAGTTCGAGGCGCCCATCGCCCCCGGTGACTACGTGCTTCAGTTGCGTCACGAGGACACGCAGGGCGTCTCCGGCCTTAGCGACGAAGTGCTGGTGTCGCCCTCGCAGAGCGGCCTCGGTGCGGTCTTTCCGAATCCGTTCCTCCAGCGGGCCACCGTGTCGTATTTCATTGGGGACGAAAGCCACGATGCGCGCGTTGAAATCCGCGACCTCCCAGGGAATTTGGTGTTCACGGATGAGCGGCCTGCGCAGTCCACCGGCAGCTTCGCAGCCGTCTGGGAGGGTGGGGGCGTGCCCACGGGCGTCTATGTTGTCCGCATGCTCGTCAACGACATGGTGGTGAGCGAGCGCTTCGCTGCGCGCTGGGTCGCCTTCCCTGTGGGCCTCACCGACGGGCCAGACGTGCGCGGGGAGACTGATGCCGACGGCGCGTTCGAGACGCTCGACGTCACCCTAGCGCCTGCGTTCAACGGCTCGGGCGAACTAGCCTACCGAGGGGAGAACAACGAATTGCTCGGCACCTTCACGATGCCGAAGCGCGTGCGCGTCACCCTCGTCGACCCGGTTACGAGCGCGCAGCAGACCTACGACCGCGCCATCGTGGACGGCCCAAACGCGTTCACGCTCACGTGGGACCAGTGA
- a CDS encoding ABC transporter substrate-binding protein: MRLLPLAVLLFVLASLGIAPSAAQPVEAPTSARAEASFERGLVRYEAADYGAAATWFLQAATNFGFHTKTTAAYLMAGKAHYAEADFPAALGIFTTLVNQFPRSRYAPEAQRLLEASVRASRTEPRGPFNLGIMLPVGERDGNFSQALFNGIRIAVDEHNGANPAAPVRMVFRDSQGSGDGARVALGLLASQNAGAVIGPLYSAEALDAAEAAERQQLPLLAPMATDEAVTERRRYAFQLNPTPTTRARTMARFALDGMGARTLGVVAEQDGTGGRMAPVFDATATRLGATVPVYDLLGDRRDWFSLTQRLPATDLATLDALYVPLDSRDAEQTMRNVVRNLDQAGVGLRLLGNGVWHTMSDIEPAGPFALAYTLDFVPDRDRLGGLDFVERYRALSGGVDPDRLAYTGYDTARFLLTQLASLPATENAPRDALANALRSAAPYQGLGIRIDLAGGQSNQALYLMEVRDGQRVLVE, translated from the coding sequence ATGCGCCTGCTCCCCCTCGCAGTTCTGCTCTTCGTCCTCGCCTCGCTCGGCATCGCTCCGAGTGCGGCCCAGCCCGTTGAGGCCCCGACGAGTGCGCGGGCTGAGGCGAGCTTCGAGCGCGGCCTCGTGCGCTACGAGGCTGCCGACTATGGGGCGGCTGCCACCTGGTTCTTGCAGGCTGCCACCAACTTCGGCTTCCACACGAAGACGACCGCCGCCTACCTGATGGCTGGCAAGGCGCACTATGCCGAGGCCGACTTCCCGGCAGCCCTCGGCATCTTCACCACGCTGGTGAACCAGTTTCCGCGCAGCCGCTATGCGCCCGAAGCGCAGCGGCTCCTCGAAGCCTCCGTCCGCGCGAGCCGGACCGAGCCGCGCGGGCCGTTCAACCTCGGCATCATGCTGCCCGTCGGCGAACGCGATGGCAACTTCAGCCAGGCCCTCTTCAACGGCATCCGCATCGCCGTGGACGAGCACAACGGGGCCAACCCCGCCGCACCTGTCCGGATGGTCTTCCGGGACTCGCAGGGCAGCGGCGACGGGGCACGTGTGGCGCTGGGCCTCCTCGCCAGCCAAAATGCGGGCGCCGTGATCGGGCCGCTCTACAGCGCCGAGGCGCTCGACGCTGCCGAGGCTGCCGAGCGGCAGCAGCTCCCGCTGCTCGCGCCGATGGCCACGGACGAGGCCGTCACGGAGCGCCGGCGCTACGCCTTCCAACTCAACCCTACGCCCACGACCCGCGCCCGCACCATGGCGCGCTTTGCCCTCGACGGCATGGGCGCACGGACGCTGGGCGTCGTGGCTGAGCAGGATGGCACCGGCGGGCGCATGGCCCCGGTCTTCGATGCAACGGCTACCCGCCTCGGCGCGACGGTGCCCGTCTATGACCTGCTCGGCGACCGCCGCGACTGGTTCTCGCTCACCCAGCGCCTCCCCGCCACCGACCTCGCCACCCTCGACGCGCTCTACGTGCCGCTCGACAGCCGCGACGCGGAGCAGACGATGCGCAATGTGGTGCGCAACCTCGACCAAGCTGGCGTGGGCCTGCGCCTCCTGGGCAACGGCGTGTGGCACACGATGAGCGACATCGAGCCCGCCGGTCCCTTCGCCCTGGCCTACACGCTCGACTTCGTCCCCGACCGTGATCGCCTCGGCGGGCTCGACTTCGTGGAGCGCTACCGGGCGCTCTCGGGCGGCGTAGACCCCGACCGCCTCGCCTACACCGGCTACGACACCGCGCGCTTCCTCCTCACCCAGCTTGCATCGCTCCCCGCGACCGAGAACGCGCCCCGCGACGCGCTCGCCAACGCGCTCCGCAGCGCCGCGCCCTACCAGGGGCTCGGCATCCGCATCGACCTGGCAGGCGGGCAGAGCAACCAGGCGCTCTACCTCATGGAAGTCCGCGACGGACAGCGCGTGCTCGTCGAATAG
- the bamD gene encoding outer membrane protein assembly factor BamD translates to MAPLSRLLSLALMLAALVLWAGCSAAGRVSSDTPEEAYNKGLNDFERGKCVRAIDHFRSVFDFGRTHEWADDAQLHLAKAYQCNREFLLAGSEYTRFIEFYRNDLRQEEAELGRIESYYRLSPPYQLDQTETKRAIGFIRGYLRRYPAGEGADQAVQRLEELNEKLARKQFEAGQLYMRRELYEAAALAYLAVLDEHPSSPYADDALLGALRAQTTYAQNSIPARQADRFQEALGTYDRFVQIFPESPLVRQAESVYDVAQRGHDAATARAGG, encoded by the coding sequence ATGGCGCCTCTCTCGCGTCTCCTCTCGCTCGCTCTCATGCTGGCCGCACTCGTCCTCTGGGCCGGGTGCAGTGCTGCAGGCCGCGTCTCCTCCGATACGCCTGAGGAGGCCTACAACAAGGGCCTCAACGATTTCGAGCGCGGCAAATGCGTCCGCGCCATCGATCACTTCCGGAGCGTCTTCGACTTTGGGCGCACCCACGAGTGGGCCGACGACGCCCAGCTCCACCTCGCCAAAGCCTACCAGTGCAACCGCGAGTTTCTGCTCGCCGGTAGCGAATACACCCGCTTCATCGAGTTCTACCGCAACGACCTGCGGCAGGAAGAGGCCGAACTCGGACGCATCGAGAGCTACTACCGCCTCTCGCCGCCGTACCAGCTCGACCAGACCGAGACGAAGCGGGCCATCGGCTTTATCCGCGGCTACCTCCGCCGCTACCCCGCTGGCGAAGGCGCGGATCAAGCCGTGCAGCGCCTCGAAGAGCTGAACGAGAAGCTGGCCCGCAAGCAGTTCGAGGCTGGCCAGCTCTACATGCGGCGCGAACTCTACGAAGCCGCTGCGCTTGCCTATCTCGCCGTCCTCGACGAGCACCCCAGCTCGCCCTACGCCGACGACGCGCTCCTGGGGGCGCTGCGCGCGCAGACCACCTACGCGCAGAACAGCATCCCCGCCCGGCAAGCCGACCGCTTCCAGGAGGCACTCGGTACCTACGACCGCTTCGTGCAAATCTTCCCCGAGTCACCGCTCGTGCGCCAGGCCGAATCGGTCTATGACGTTGCCCAGCGTGGACATGACGCCGCCACAGCCCGCGCTGGAGGCTGA